The following DNA comes from Candidatus Thermoplasmatota archaeon.
CACCTCAACAACGCAGTCGTGGCGACGTATCTCGAGATTGCGCGCACCGACTACTACTGGTCCCGTCGCGGCATCGATTCGCTCGACGCGATGGACTTCATCCTGGCGCGCGTGGAGATCGACTTCAAGAGCCAGGCCACCTTCGGCGAGACCCTCGTCGTTCGGTTGCGGCCCAGCTCCGTCGGCACATCGAGCTTCGTGCTCGACTACGAGGTGCGCGAGGCGAGGACGCAGCGCCCGGTCGCGGCGGCAAAGACGGTTCAAGTTTGCTACGACTACGCGTCGGGCCGGAAGACGCCCGTGCCAGCCACGCTGCGGGCGGCTCTGATCGCCGACGGGGCGACCCTTCGCGAAGCGCCGGCGGCCTAGCCCGTCGGGGCGCACGCCGGGCACGCGGTGGACCGCCGCGCGGCAAGGTCGCCGATCCGAAGCACGAACCCGCAGCGGGGGCACGCCCACGCGCGAACGTGA
Coding sequences within:
- a CDS encoding thioesterase family protein, yielding MTDAWPFSVEVPIRFRDCDPMRHLNNAVVATYLEIARTDYYWSRRGIDSLDAMDFILARVEIDFKSQATFGETLVVRLRPSSVGTSSFVLDYEVREARTQRPVAAAKTVQVCYDYASGRKTPVPATLRAALIADGATLREAPAA